The Nitrospira lenta region ACTGTACCGCGCGTTCTCTTTTTCCGCCTTCCTCAGATGGTGTAGTTCGGACGGGGGACAGCCATGCCTTCGAAAAGCCCTGAAGGTCACTGCGAATGTGTACCAGAGAAACCATCGAATGCAAGTACAAACAACTAAGAAGTAACGATCATGCCATCAACCATAGCGGTGAGGGATGAGCTCGACAAGCAGTTGACCTTCGCCCGGGTCTCTGCGAAAAAGATGGGATTGGGATGTGGGAGGGGAGAAGTCGTGATGAAACGAACAGGGAATCTCAAGATGGCGCAGCTCGGACCGTCAGAAATCCGAGCCATGACCCAGGCCTGTGTACAGGCCAAGGGGGTCAATATGGCCCAAGGGGTCTGCGACACGGCCGTTCCTTTGCCGGTCTTGGCGGGCGCCAAGCGCGCCATGGACCAGGGGTTCAACACCTATACGCGATTCGACGGGTTGGCCGAACTACGGCAGGCACTGGCCAAGAAACTGGCTCGCTTCAATGGCATTCAGGCCGATCCTGAGCGCAACATCACGGTGAGCGCCGGGGCAACGGGATCGTTTCATTGTGCCTGCGCCGCTCTTCTGAACCCCGGTGATGAAGTCATTCTCTTCGAACCCTACTACCAGTACCATGCGACGGCGCTGCAATCGGTCGACACCGTTCCGGTGCCGGTGCGGATGCACCCGCCCGATTGGACCTTCTCGCTCGCCGAGGTGGAGCGAGCCGTCACAAACCGCACCAGAGCGATTGTGGTCAATAGCCCCGGCAATCCGTCGGGAAAAGTCTTTTCACGTACCGAGCTGGAAGGGATTGCCGCGATCGCCACGCGCTACGATCTGTTCGTATTCACCGATGAAATTTACGAATACATGCTGTATGACGGCCGGCAACATGTCAGCCTCGCGACCTTGCCGGACATGGCCGAACGGACGATCACAATCGGAGGCTACTCCAAGACATTCAGCATTACCGGGTGGCGCATCGGCTACAGCGTCGCGGCGGAGCGATGGGCGCAGCTCATCGGGGCGATGAACGATCTGTTATATGTCTGCGCGCCGGCGCCGTTGCAAATGGGTGTGGCGGCCGGCATTCACGAGCTGCCGGATTCCTTCTATCAGGAGATGGCCCGGGAGTATCAACGGAAACGGGATCGTTTTTGCGAGGCACTCTTGCGGGCAGGGCTCACGCCGTCTGTTCCTCAGGGCGCCTACTACGTGCTGGCGGATGCGACCCGGCTTCCGGGGAGCACCGGCAAGGCACGCGCGATGGCGCTGCTGGACATGGCCGGTGTGGCCGCTGTTCCAGGGGAAGCCTTCTTCTCAGGGCCTGAAGGCGCGCGGTTCGTGCGGTTCAGCTATGCGAAAACCGAATCTGATTTCGATGAGGCGTGCCGGCGTTTAGCGACACTCCATCTATAAGGTGGAGACGTTCTGATTGTATCGAAGCGCTTGTTCCTCGTGCCGCTGCATGGTAGATAGGGTAAAACATCAGGGAGTCTATCGGTATATGCGTCTGGTGCAATCTCGGGTCTGCGCGCTGATCGTGCCGCTGCTGCTGCTGGCGGCATGCGGTAGTCCACACTCCTCACGCCTGATGACGAGCTCGTCGCTTGCGGGATCGGTCACTGGGGATTCGAGTGATCGTCGTGTGCTTGCCGGCGAATGGGATTATGAAGAGATGGCGGTGGTGCTACTCACGCTCGATGAGGCAGGGAACGGGACGTACGGGTGGAAGAAGGGGCAGTTTCGAACCGTCGCGCTCAATGGCTTGCATTGGGAAGGAATCTGGCTACAGGAAGAGAATGATCGAGAAGGTCTCTTTGTCGTGGAATTAAGCCCGGATCTTTCCGAAGGCGACGGCCGCTGGTGGTACACGCGCATCGGCGATGATCGAGCTCCGACGGCGAAGGGGGGGACGTTCCACCTCACGCGGAGGATTTCCAGTGTGGCTGCCAGTGATACGCCTCCCGCTCCTTAATCTCTTGGGTTAATCGATTCAAATAGTGCCGAATAGTCCGCATCCCGTTGTCCCGTCTGGATCGCGTGCTCGAGAAGGGCGCGCACGCCTGTCAGCCCGGCTATATTCAGTCCATGGTGTCGCGCGTCATCGGCAAACAGGTTCACGTCTTTGAGTAAATGGCTGGTGGGAAAGTTCGGCTTGTCGTACTGGCGCGCCAGCAGGCGGGGAAGTTTTTTCTCGAAGGCCGGCGCAAACAGCGCGCTTGATTTGAGAATCGTCATGAATTGGTCGACGGAAATGCCGGCTCGTTGAATGAGACCCAGACTCAGGGCGAAAGCGGACAGTTCTGCGGCAATCAAATGATTCAGCGCGAGCTTGAGGGCTGCGGCCTGTCCGATGGGCCCGATGAGGAATGGTGCCGGCGTTAAGGACGAGAACACCGGCTCCCAGCGGCGGAGCTGGTCAGCTGTGC contains the following coding sequences:
- a CDS encoding pyridoxal phosphate-dependent aminotransferase produces the protein MPSTIAVRDELDKQLTFARVSAKKMGLGCGRGEVVMKRTGNLKMAQLGPSEIRAMTQACVQAKGVNMAQGVCDTAVPLPVLAGAKRAMDQGFNTYTRFDGLAELRQALAKKLARFNGIQADPERNITVSAGATGSFHCACAALLNPGDEVILFEPYYQYHATALQSVDTVPVPVRMHPPDWTFSLAEVERAVTNRTRAIVVNSPGNPSGKVFSRTELEGIAAIATRYDLFVFTDEIYEYMLYDGRQHVSLATLPDMAERTITIGGYSKTFSITGWRIGYSVAAERWAQLIGAMNDLLYVCAPAPLQMGVAAGIHELPDSFYQEMAREYQRKRDRFCEALLRAGLTPSVPQGAYYVLADATRLPGSTGKARAMALLDMAGVAAVPGEAFFSGPEGARFVRFSYAKTESDFDEACRRLATLHL
- a CDS encoding NAD(P)-dependent oxidoreductase; this translates as MRVTILGIGLLGRAVAERLHDSGHAVTVYNRTASKTDPLRAHGITVAATAAEAVASTDCTLLYLTDAAAIHAVLFPPAAPVDLRSRTIIQMGTISPDESRAFQRSVSAGGGDYFEAPVLGSLAEAKAGTLIIMGGGTADQLRRWEPVFSSLTPAPFLIGPIGQAAALKLALNHLIAAELSAFALSLGLIQRAGISVDQFMTILKSSALFAPAFEKKLPRLLARQYDKPNFPTSHLLKDVNLFADDARHHGLNIAGLTGVRALLEHAIQTGQRDADYSALFESINPRD